In Anaerococcus prevotii DSM 20548, the genomic window GCCTCAGTATCCATGCTTCAAAGAAAGCTTAAGATAGGCTACGCTAGGGCTGGAAGGATAATAGATCAATTGGAACAAAGAGGAGTAGTTGGCGGATATGAAGGATCTAAGCCAAGAAAGGTCCTAGTAGATAGGTCTTATTTAGAAGGAGAAGAAAATGAATTTAGCTAACAAAATAACCCTTGTAAGACTCTTTTTAATCCCTGTTTTTGTCATAATCTTTATGATTAGTGGAAGGGATATGAATATAGCAGCTATTGTCTTTATCATAGCAAGTCTTACAGATGCAGTAGATGGTCATATAGCAAGAAGCAGAAACATGATAACAAACTTTGGTAAGTTTACCGATCCATTGGTAGATAAGGTCCTAACCATGGCAGCCTTCTTGGTACTAGTAGAAGATAATACAATACCTGCTTGGCCTGTTATAATAATAATCTCAAGAGAGCTTATAATCACAGGATTTAGGACTCTTGCGGCAGATTCTGGAATAACAATTGCGGCGAGCATGTGGGGCAAGGCTAAGACTACAAGCCAAATGATATCATTAGTAATGCTTTTACTAAATGTACCTAGCCTAAACAAAGCTGGAATTTTTGTCTTCTATATAGCAGTAATTCTCACGGTAGTGTCTGGAGTGGACTATATAGTTAAGAATAAAAAAGTCCTAGACTTGGAAAATATATAAAAGCTTTAGGAAGAAAAATAGATTAATATTAAAAGTATTAGCTTTTGCAAATAATAGCTCTATCATTAAGCTAAGAGTTAAAGAATTCTTAAAAGAACTTTGACCTATAAGCTTGTGATAGAAAAGAATTTATTTGCGAAAGCTTCTTTATTTTGTATAATGCTTTAAGAAAATTAATAAAATGATATAATAATAGTAAGATTTTGTACAGATTATATAAATAGTAGAGGAGAGTTTATGGATAAAGATAAGCAAAAGGCCTTAGACCAGGCTTTTAAAAATATAGAGAAAAAATACGGTAAGGGAGCTATAATGAAGATGGGTGAAGCTCCTAGAGTTTCAGTATCTGCTATTCCAACTGGAGCAGTCAATCTCGATATAGCTTTAGGTATCGGCGGAATTCCTAGAGGAAGAGTAGTTGAAATTTTTGGACCTGAATCATCCGGTAAGACAACCCTTGCCCTTCATATAGTTGCAGAAGATCAAAAGCAAGATCAGACCTGTGCTTTTATCGATGCCGAGCACGCCCTAGATGCAGAATATGCAGAAAACTTGGGAGTTGATATAGATAACCTAATCCTCTCTCAACCAGATACTGGAGAGCAAGGTCTGGATATAGCTGAAAGTCTTGTAAGAAGTGGAGCGGTTGACCTAATAGTAATCGACTCAGTTGCAGCCCTTGTCCCTAGAGCAGAAATCGAAGGAGAGATGGGTGATAGCCACGTCGGTCTTCAAGCGAGACTTATGAGTCAAGCCCTTAGAAGACTAACCGGTGTAATTGCAAAATCAAACACAACAGTGATTTTTATCAACCAATTAAGAGAAAAAGTCGGAGTTATGTTTGGATCTCCTGAGACAACACCAGGTGGTCGTGCCCTTAAGTTCTACTCATCTGTAAGACTTGACATCAGAAGGATAAAGACAATAACCCAAGGAGATAATTCTATAGGATCAAGAACTAGGGTTAAGGTTGTCAAAAACAAGGTAGCTCCTCCATTCAAGGTAGTAGAATTTGATATCATGTATGGTAAGGGAATTTCTAAATCTGGAGTATTGCTCGATACGGCTGTAGATATGGACATAGTTGATAAGGCAGGATCTTGGTTTTCTTACAAGGACGAAAAGCTCGGCCAAGGTAGGGAGAATGTCAAAGACCTCTTAGAAGAAAATCCAGAACTTATGGCCCAAATCGATGCAGAGGTTAGAAAAAGCATAATCCAAGCCCAAGAGGATGGAGAGGAAAATACAGAAGAAGACAAAAAAGAAGAAGAAAAGAAATAAGATAAAATAAGAAGACCCCAAATTCCAGAATGCGGATTTCGGGGCCTTTTTAGTCTAGGAAACTTAATTGATTTAGTTTTCTTTCTTGAAGATTTGATAAAGATATTCCTATTAGCCTTAGCATCTCGCCCTTGTGGAGGTCTTCTAAGAGACTTAGGGCTTCATTGTAGATATCTTTTGCCCTATAAATTGGCTCTTGGAGAGTAATAGACCTAGTGTGATTTTTGAATTTGGCATCTTTTATTTTTAAATTTACGGTTTTTCCTTGAATATTTTTGATATCCATCTCATCTTCTATAAGCTCAGATAAGTTTTTTAGATAGGAAGTGAGAATTGCCATATCATTGGTGTTTTGAGCAAAGGTCCTCTCCTTTCCTATACTTTTTCTAACCCTAGAAGGATTAATCTTCCTATCATCAACTCCCCTTATGACATGATAGATATAGGCTCCTTGCTTGCCAAAATTATCGATGAGGTATTCGTAGTCAAGTTTAAGGAGGTCCTCTACCTTATAGATGCCTATTTTATTTAATCTCTCGCTAGTTTTTTTACCTATGCCGTGGACCTTATTTACAGAAATATTAGGTAAGAAGTAATCTAAGTCTTCTTTTCTAATTTGAGTTATCCCATGGGGCTTTTGCCAATCGCTTGCAAGCTTTGCTAGAAATTTGTTGTAGGATATACCGATAGAGATCCCTATGCCAGTTTTCCTTAGGACTTCTTCTTGAAGCTTTCTAGCGAGTTTTTTGGGAGAATCTGTTTCTACTAGTAGATAGGCCTCATCAACAGAGACTTGCTCCATTAGCTTAGCATATTCTTTTACAAGAGAAAATACTTCCTTGGATTTTTTTCTGTAGTATTTATGATCTACAGGAAGAAGAATAAGATTTGGACAAAGTTCTTTCGCTATAAAGACAGGCATAGCTGAATGTAGGCCAAATTCTCTTGCCTTATAGTTGGCAGTAGTAAGGATTGATTTGTTTGACAAACCTCCAACAGCTAGGGGATGATTTTTCATTTTTGGATTTCTTAATTCTTCGCATGATGCATAAAAAGCATCACAATCGACATGGAATATGTAGTTCATAAGCTCACTATACTATTTGCTAGATATAAGCCCAAGATCTATGATAAAGCTTTGCCTAAAAAGAGTATATACAGTATGATATTCTTATGAGAATAGATAAATTTTTAAAAAATGCGAGAGTTATTAAAAGAAGACAAGTTGCTAAAGAGGCTTGTGAAAATGGCAGGGTTAAGATAAATGAAAAAGAAGCCAAGCCAGGAAGCCTTGTAGAAGAAGGAGACATAGTAGAAGTCGCCTTTGGCAAGAGCAATCTTAAATTTAGGGTCCTAAACTTGATTGACGGAGCCAAGAAGAACGATGCTTTTTCTATGTATGAGGTTATCGATGAGTAAGAAGAATTCGTATCTTAAGCAAAGAAGAAAGAAAAACCAAAGATTTCTATTGACTATCCTATCAATCCTTGCTCTATCGGCGGGATCTTTTAGCCTATACAATAAGGCTATTGAAAAAGAATACGCCAAGGTAAATAAGGATATTGAATCTTTGAATAAGAAAAAAGAAGACTTGCAAATTACTATCAAGTCCTTGAAAGAAGATTACGACAATAGAAATACTGATGAGTTTAAGGAAAAGATTGCAAGAGATAGACTAGATATGGTTAAGAAATCTGAAGTGGTCTATGAAGATGACAATAATAAATAAAGTTAGAGAAACTATAAGAGCAAATGGGCTTATAGAAGAAGGCGATACCATAATAGTCGGAGCAAGCGGAGGTCCCGACAGTCAGTTTCTTATCTATGCTTTGATGGAGCTTAGAAAGGAAATGGATTTTACAATTATCCTTGCCCATCTAAACCACCTCCATAGGAAGGAAGCGAATTTTGATGAGAGCCTAGTCGAGGAGACTGCAGAGAAATTTGCCTTAAGCTTTAGGAAGAAAGCAGCGAGTATGGATGCTTACGCCAAGAAATATGGCATATCTTCTGAAGATGCTGGAAGAAGGCTAAGGTATGAGTTTTTTAGAGAAATCCAGAAGGAATATCCCAAGTCAAAAATTGCTATCGCCCACAACCTAGATGATCAGGCAGAGACTGTCCTTATGAGGATTATTCGAGGAACTGGAGTAGAAGGTCTTAGGGCTATGGATTATAGGAATGGGGATATAATAAGGCCCATCCTAGATATTAAAAAAGCTATGATCTTAGATTATTTGAATAGTGAACAAATACCCTATGCAATTGATAAGACAAATTTCACGACAGATTATACGAGAAATAAGCTTAGACTTGATATAATCCCCAAAATTGAAAAGATTAATCCAAACTTTAAGGAAAGCCTAGTCAAGCTTTCTGAGATTGCGACTGATGAGATTTCTATTAGCGATTCCTATATAAAAAATATTTATGAAGATATTATTATTCAAAGAAAAATAGATTTTGTAAGCTTTGACAAAGAGGCTTTCGAAAGTCAGGATAAGGCTATCCAATCAAGGCTTATAAGATGCGCCATAGGAGAGATTAAAAAGGAAATTAGAGATATATCCAAGGAAAATATCGATAATTTTTTAAGTCTAGTTGACCTTGCTAATGGGAAATCTATTATAAAAGATGACTTAGTTTTTCTTAAGTCCTATAAGTTTTATAAGATGAGCTTAAGAAAGGAAGATTCACAAAAGAAAACTGGGGAACTTACTATTAATATAGGCGAGGAACTTAGTTTTGGAGGAAAAAGAATCAAGATAAGTTCTGTATCTGATTTTCAGAAAAAACATGGGAAGAATATCGAATATTTCGACATGGACAAATTAACTTTTCCTCTAAGTGTAAGATTTAGGAAAAACGGAGATAAGTTTAAGCCAATAGGCTTGGGCCATAGGAAAAAGATCAAAGATTTTTTTATTGACATGAAGGTAGATAAGGAAAAAAGAGAAAAAATCCCCCTTATTTTATCAGAAAATGATATAATATGGGTGACATCTTTTAGAAGCTCGGAGGATTACAAGCTAGATCCTTCTACAAAAAATATTATAAAGATAGAGGTATATGATGAAGACTGACTACAGTGACATAATTGAAAGAGTATTGATTGATGAGGAAAGTTTGAAGCTAAAAATAAAACAATTAGCTAAAACCATCAACACTTACTATGAGGATAAGGATACATTAATCCTCGTAGGAATCCTCAAGGGTTCGGTGATGTTTATGGCTGAGCTTGCCAAAAGCTTAAATATCGACCTTCAGATGGACTTTATGGTTGTTTCTTCTTATGCGGAAAACACCTATTCAAGTGGTAATGTCAAAATTCTTAAGGACCTCGATATTGATATCAAAGACAAGGAAGTTCTAATAGTCGAAGATATTATAGATACTGGCTATACCTTAAAGAAGACCAAGGAAAATCTAATAAATAGAGAAGCAAAAGACGTAAAAATTGTAACCTTACTCGATAAACCTGAAAGAAGAGAAGTAGAAATTAAACCTGATTGGTCAGGCTTTAAGATACCAAATGAGTTTGTTGTAGGCTTTGGTCTTGACTTCGATCAAATGTACAGGAACTTACCATATATTGGCGTTGTCAAAAGATCATTTTATGAAAATATAGAAGATGCTAAATAGGTCTTTGGGCCTATTTTGTTTTTGAGGAGGGAAAATGAGGAATTTAGATTCGATGATTATACTTATGTATGGGGCAATAGTAGTATTTTTCCTATACAGAATTTACAAACAAGTAAAAGATAAGAAAAAGCTTGAAGGAGAAATATCAACATTTAAGAGACCTTCATCTAGCTTTGAGATGATTCTTTTTTCAGTATTAGTTGTAACTGGAGCTGTAAATCTATACGCAGGCTACCAACAGGGAAATAAACAGAGTATGCTCACAGCTCTTGTTATGATTGCTCTTGCCATTGTATTTATGATATCAACAAGGGCCAAACTTAGCCTTGCAGAAAACGGCATCCTTGCTAATTCTAACTTTAGAACCTACAAGGAAATTAAAAAATGGGGTTTTGATACAGACAATGCAGACCTTATTATGGTTGTCAAAGATAGTAAGGGTGAGAGTCGTGAATCAACTAAGGTTAGAAAAGAAGATATAGAAGAAATCAATAGACTAATTAGAAAATATAAGTTAGGCAAGTAAGCTTGAAATTTCACCAAATAACCGTATCATATAAGAGTTAATTTGAAAGTGATTTGGAGATTTTATGTTATTAGTAATTGATATCGGAAACACTAATACGGTTATAGGTGTTTACGAGAAAGAAAATTTGAAATCAAAATTTAGAGTGGCGACCGACCTCAAAAAGACAAGTGATGAATTGGTTGCTACTTTATTTAATATGCTAGCAATTAAGAAAATTAGTGTAGAAGACATCGAAGATACAATCATGAGCTGTGTCGTACCAGACGTTATGTATAACTGGCAATCTGCTAATAGGAAGCTCTTTGATAGGGAAGCCATAGTGGTAGATTCTGACACGCCAACCTTTCTTACGATTGAGTACGAAAATCCTAGGGAAGTTGGAGCTGACAGGATTGTCGATGCAGTAGCAGCCTTTAGTAAGTACGGAGGACCGACTATAGTCGTTGATATGGGAACTGCCATTACCTTTGATGTAATTACAGAAGATAGGAAGTATCTGGGAGGATCCATCGCACCTGGTATTAGAATTGCCCAAGATGGACTCTTCGGCTCTACTGCAAAACTTCCTAAGATCGAGCTAATGGAGCCAGAATCTGCTATTGGTAAAAATACTTCTGAATCCATCAATGCAGGTATAATATTCGGCTATATAGGAATGATCGATAATATTATTTCAATCTTAGAAGAAGAAATGGCAGATAAGTACGATATAGACGAAAGCGATATAACTGTTGTTGCAACAGGAGGTTTCTCCGAGCTAATCTCAGCATCTAGTAAATTTATAGAAATTATTGAACCTGACTTAATGCTTGAAGGATTGAGACTAATCTATGAGCGAAACAAAAATCTTTAATGAAATAATGCTTGCCCCCATGGCGGGAATTACCGATTCAGCCTTTAGGCAAATCTGCGAAGAAAATGGCTGCGATAAGACCTTTACGGAGATGGTATCTGTAAACGCTCTTGATTTTAATAATAGGGCGACAGAAGAGATAATGTATACAGCATATAGTGAGAAAAACTGCAATATTCAGATTTTCGGAAAAGACTGTGATATTATCGAAAGAGTCATCAAGGATAAGATAAATCCTAGGGAAGACTTTGAGGAAATAAGCTTTAATATGGGCTGTCCTGCTCCTAAGATATTTAATAACGGACAAGGATCAGCTTTAATGAGAGATGTGAAGAAAGTCTATGAGATAGGCAAATGCCTTAAAGAATCCACAGACAAGATTGTCAATGTTAAAATCAGAATGGGCATTGATGATGATTCCGTAAACTATATAGAAGTCGGTAAGGCCTTGGAAGATAGCGGAATAGATTACGTCATCCTTCATGGTAGAACACGCAAGCAGCAATATTCTGGCAAGGCTAATTGGCAAGCTATCAGAAAGCTAAAAGAAACTTTATCGATTCCTGTTATAGCCAACGGTGATGTCTTTAGTGTTAAGGATTATAAAGATATACTCGATGAGACCGGGGCTGACGGGGTAATGATAGCAAGAGGGGCTATGGGTAATCCCTTTATTTTTAGGCAAATTAAAGATTATATCCAAGGAAAAGAAACTAGTCCCATAAGTTATGAAGACATACTTGCTACAATTAAAAGACAATACGAACTATCTCTTAAGTACAAGAAGGAAAAGCTTGTAATAAATCAAATGAGAAAGCATGTCGGTTGGTACATCAAGGGCCTCCCACAAGCTGCAAGCTATAGGGATAGGGTAAATAAATTAAAAACTAGTGAAGAAATATTTGATTTACTAGAAGAATATAGGAAATTTTTAGAGGATAATTATGACAGAAAATAAAGAAGTAATATTAAGTAAAGAATATTTAGAAAAACTTGAAGATGAACTAGAGTATCTTAAGACCAAAAAGCGTCCAGAAATTGCTGAAAAAATCAAAGTGGCAAGAAGCTTCGGTGACCTTTCAGAAAATGCTGACTACGATGAAGCTAAAAACGAGCAAGGTGAAGTAGAATCAAGGATTGCCAAGGTTGAAGATATGATTAGAAATGCCAAGACAATCGAAGTTATCGAAAACTCCGATGAAGTTGGTGTAGGCAATACTGTAACAGTTTATGATGAAGAGTTCGACGAAGATTTGGAATACAAGATTGTGGGAACTGCTGAATCAAACCCACTTGAAGGATTTATTTCTAATGAATCTCCAGTTGGTGCTGCCCTTATCGGAAAAAAGGTAGACGAAAGAGTAGAAGTAAGCACACCAAATGGAAAGATGTATTTTGTAATCAAAAATATTAAGTAAAGGAGAAAACATGGCTGATAACAAAGATTTAAATGAAATGCTACAAATTAAAAGAGACAAGCTGGAAGACCTTAAGAAAGAAGGAAGAGACCCTCACAAGGTCGTAAACTTTAAGGGTAGAATTGCTTCAAGCCTTATCAAAGATAACTTCGAAAAATATGATGGCGAAAAAGTAAGAATTGCCGGAAGAATTATGGCCAAACGTGGACATGGAAACATGAGTTTCATGGACATCCAAGACGAAGAAGGTCAAATCCAAATAGTAAACCGTAAAAATGTTATTGGCGATGAGTTCAAACAAGTTAAAAAATACGATATAGGCGATATCGTAGGTATAGAAGGAAAAGTATTTAAGACAAATCAAGGAGAAATCTCAATTGAGACTGAAACTCCACTACTAATGACCAAATCTCTTCAAATGCTTCCTGAAAAATGGCATGGACTAAAGGACCCTGACCTAAGATATAGACAAAGATACTTAGACCTTATAGTAAATCCAGAAGTAAAAAGCGTATTCGTTCAAAGAAGTCAAATCATATCAGAAATCAGGAGATTCCTAGACGGTCAAGGCTTCCTAGAAGTTGAAACTCCAATCCTAAACACAATAGCAGGAGGAGCTACAGCTCGTCCATTTACAACTCATCATAATTCTCTAAACATAGGTATGTACCTAAGAATTGCATCAGAGCTATATCTTAAGAGATTAATCGTAGGTGGATTTGACAGAGTTTATGAAATCGGAAGAATGTTCAGAAATGAAGGAATGGATGCAACTCACAACCCTGAATTTACAACAATGGAACTCTACCAAGCCTATGGAGATTTCGAAGACATGATGGAAATCACAGAAAATATGGTAGAACATGTTGCAAACAAAGTAAAGGGAACAACAGTTGTAGAATTTGATGGCAACGAGATTGAACTAAAGGCTCCTTGGAAGAGAATCTCAATGATAGATGCAGTTAAAGAGCACTCTGGTGTAGACTTTAATGAAATCAAAACTGATGAAGAAGCAATCGCTATTGCTAAAGAAAAGGGAGTAGAAGTAAAGGAAACAAGAGGCGAGATTATAGCAGAATTCTTTGATGAATTTGTTGAAGATAAACTTATCCAACCAACATTTATCGTTGACTATCCAGTAGAAATTTCACCACTTGCAAAAAGAAAGAACGATGATCCTTCCCTAACATATAGATTCGAAGCCTTCATCAACGGTGCAGAAATAGCTAACGCCTTCTCAGAGCTAAACGATGCCCTAGATCAAAAACAAAGATTCCTTGATCAAGTTGCTAAAAGAGAAGCAGGCGATGACGAAGCACAAATGATGGACTACGACTTCGTAAATGCCCTAGAAATAGGAATGCCTCCAACAGGCGGACTTGGTATAGGAATCGATAGACTAATCATGATCCTAACAGGCCAACACTCTATAAGAGACGTATTACTCTTCCCAACAATGAAGCCAATAGGCCTTGAAAAGGAAGAAAATGATAAACAAAAGATCGATTCAATTGACCAAGAAGATGTAGAAATTGACTTTTCTAAAGTACAAATCGAAGATATCTATGAAGATGTAGACTTTGATACCTTTAGCAAGTCAGACTTCAGAGCTGTTAAGGTTAAAGATTGTGTAGAAGTACCAAAGAGCAAGAAGCTTTTACAATTTACTCTAGATGATGGAACTGGTGAGGATAGAACAATCCTATCAGGAATAAAGGCCTACTATAACCCAGAGGACCTAATAGGAAGAACCCTACTTGCTATAGTAAACCTACCTGCAAGAAAGATGATGGGAGTAGAAAGCCAAGGAATGCTACTATCAGCAATCCACAAAGAAGAAGGCGAAGAAAAACTAAACCTAATCATACTATCAAATAGAATACCTGCTGGAGCAAAATTATACTAAATATTTAAGATAAAGACTATGGAAAAAGAACTGACCCCTAACAGCTAGACTTAAAGACTAACTTTAGGAGGTCTTTGTCAAATCGTGTTGGTAAATAAAAATCAACCAAATTATATATCAGGGATAGAAATTTCTATCCCTGAATTTTAGTTTTCTAATAAATTTCAAGTGATAAATATTCTTGTTCTAAAATTAGTAAAATTCCTGTAGCCAAAAGCTATCCTCTTTAATACCTTAATAAAATTGTTAACACCCTCAATTGGTCCATTAGAATAATCATAAATAAATGAGTTCTTGATAAAATCTAGGTAATAATAACAAGTATCTATTGATGTTTTCATTCTATCGCTAACTTTATCTTTAAAATAACTCAAATGAAATGTAAACAATTCAAAGTTCCTTTTCTCAATATCTTCCCTCAGGCATTGGTAACAGTCGTATGTATCTTTTAAAGTGTTATCAACATCAAGACTAATATCAACAATATCTTCATTAGAAACAAACTTACCAGGGAAATGAATACGCTTAAAAAAATGAATAGGATCAAGAAGTTTGTATAGCTTTAAAAAATGTTTCCAATATTTATTAAGTGTTTTGTATTTAAGATTGCAAGTGGAAAAATCCTTCATTGTATCAATCCTCGTATGGTTAAAAGAGTTTGTAAAAAGCTTTACAATATGAAACCCATTAATGACAATTTCTGCATTAACATAGTTCCTGTAAAGGTCAACCCCAAAATTGTCCACAGTTATTATCGAAAAGTAGTCCACATATAGTAAAAAAATTGACCACATGTATCTTTCACCTAGGTGAAAAGCGTCTTACATATATTTCACATATTTTTTGACCACTCTATTGTATCTTCCTTCCATCATATAACTATTTTACCTAGACATATCCATAATATGGGCCCTATGGGCAAGTCTATCTACTATTGTCCCAGTTAACATAGGATCTTTAAAAAACTCCTCCCATCTTTCAAAGTTTAGATTAGTTGTTAAAATTATCGAGCCCTTATCATTTCTAGATGATAAAAGGTTAATTTGAGAATATCAAAAAGAATAATAGTATAAGAAAGATACTTACTGATTTAAAACCTAAGTAGTATAATGAGTATATGATAATATTTTCTATTTTAAACGGAAATAATATTTTGACTTTTGAAGGAGAGTGATTTACATATGAATTTAGCGGATCCCAAAGATATTACTGTTAAAATAGTTTTATTGATACCGATTATTTTAACATTATTTTCTTCATATATGATAGATAAGACAAATGGAAATATTATAGCAGGATTTAATACTATGGAAGAAGACAAGAAAGAAGAGCTAATAAGAAAAGGATATTTATCTAAAGTCAAAAAAATGACTTTTATAATGAGTATACCTTTAGTTATTGCCTTTTTGTCTAGTTTTTTTGTTAAGAATATTAAGCTTTATAATGATATTCTTATGGGAGCATGGGGGTTGTTTGGAATAATTACGATTTTAGGAATTGTTGTTGTTAATTATTCTGTAAGAAAATAATGACTATAAGCTTTCAAACATTTTGTGTATAGAAACCTCCTGATTCGAGTAAGGAAAATGAACTGACCTCCAAAAGTTAGATCAAAAAACTAACTTAAGGAGATCAGTATTTTAATAAAAACATAGTTCAAAATTAAGTTGATTTCGTATCGAAAATATCGATATTGCTAAGGGTATAGTATTGGTCCCCATCAATAAGTTTTACTCCCATAGCCTTTATCTCTTCCTCTACAGAAGAATTTGGTGGATTATTTCTTCTATTAAACCTCGCTGTATTATCATTGCATAATGATGTTCGGCCTTTAAGAGAATTTTC contains:
- a CDS encoding DUF4256 domain-containing protein, which produces MQIPSIRHLSENSLKGRTSLCNDNTARFNRRNNPPNSSVEEEIKAMGVKLIDGDQYYTLSNIDIFDTKST
- the lysS gene encoding lysine--tRNA ligase, whose protein sequence is MADNKDLNEMLQIKRDKLEDLKKEGRDPHKVVNFKGRIASSLIKDNFEKYDGEKVRIAGRIMAKRGHGNMSFMDIQDEEGQIQIVNRKNVIGDEFKQVKKYDIGDIVGIEGKVFKTNQGEISIETETPLLMTKSLQMLPEKWHGLKDPDLRYRQRYLDLIVNPEVKSVFVQRSQIISEIRRFLDGQGFLEVETPILNTIAGGATARPFTTHHNSLNIGMYLRIASELYLKRLIVGGFDRVYEIGRMFRNEGMDATHNPEFTTMELYQAYGDFEDMMEITENMVEHVANKVKGTTVVEFDGNEIELKAPWKRISMIDAVKEHSGVDFNEIKTDEEAIAIAKEKGVEVKETRGEIIAEFFDEFVEDKLIQPTFIVDYPVEISPLAKRKNDDPSLTYRFEAFINGAEIANAFSELNDALDQKQRFLDQVAKREAGDDEAQMMDYDFVNALEIGMPPTGGLGIGIDRLIMILTGQHSIRDVLLFPTMKPIGLEKEENDKQKIDSIDQEDVEIDFSKVQIEDIYEDVDFDTFSKSDFRAVKVKDCVEVPKSKKLLQFTLDDGTGEDRTILSGIKAYYNPEDLIGRTLLAIVNLPARKMMGVESQGMLLSAIHKEEGEEKLNLIILSNRIPAGAKLY
- a CDS encoding transposase: MDYFSIITVDNFGVDLYRNYVNAEIVINGFHIVKLFTNSFNHTRIDTMKDFSTCNLKYKTLNKYWKHFLKLYKLLDPIHFFKRIHFPGKFVSNEDIVDISLDVDNTLKDTYDCYQCLREDIEKRNFELFTFHLSYFKDKVSDRMKTSIDTCYYYLDFIKNSFIYDYSNGPIEGVNNFIKVLKRIAFGYRNFTNFRTRIFIT
- a CDS encoding ATP-binding protein, with product MNLLSSRNDKGSIILTTNLNFERWEEFFKDPMLTGTIVDRLAHRAHIMDMSR
- a CDS encoding DUF3784 domain-containing protein; the protein is MNLADPKDITVKIVLLIPIILTLFSSYMIDKTNGNIIAGFNTMEEDKKEELIRKGYLSKVKKMTFIMSIPLVIAFLSSFFVKNIKLYNDILMGAWGLFGIITILGIVVVNYSVRK